The following proteins are encoded in a genomic region of Amycolatopsis sulphurea:
- a CDS encoding nitrilase-related carbon-nitrogen hydrolase: MSNLVRAGLIQQRWTGDKESMIANAVEAIGTAASQGAQVICLQELFYGPYFCQVQDADYYSYTEAIPDGPTTKLMQEIAERHGVVLVVPMYEQEQPGVYYNTAAVIDADGKYLGMHRKNHIPQVKGFWEKFYFRPGNLGYPVFDTAVGRIGVYICYERHFPEGWRALGLAGAQIVFNPSATSRGLSEYLWRLEQPAAAVANEYYVGTINRVGVEPLGDNDFYGQSYFADPRGQLVGEAASDSEEEIVVRDLDMDRLAEVRDLWAFYRDRRPDSYGPLTEA; the protein is encoded by the coding sequence GTGAGCAACCTGGTCCGAGCCGGATTGATCCAGCAGCGCTGGACGGGTGACAAGGAGTCGATGATCGCCAATGCCGTCGAGGCGATCGGCACGGCGGCTTCGCAGGGCGCGCAGGTGATCTGCCTGCAAGAACTGTTCTACGGCCCGTATTTCTGCCAAGTGCAGGACGCCGACTACTACTCCTACACCGAGGCGATCCCGGACGGCCCCACCACGAAGCTGATGCAGGAGATCGCCGAGCGGCACGGCGTGGTCCTCGTGGTGCCGATGTACGAGCAGGAGCAGCCGGGCGTCTACTACAACACCGCGGCGGTGATCGACGCGGACGGCAAGTACCTCGGCATGCACCGCAAGAACCACATCCCGCAGGTCAAGGGCTTCTGGGAGAAGTTCTACTTCCGTCCCGGCAACCTCGGCTACCCGGTGTTCGACACCGCGGTCGGCCGGATCGGCGTGTACATCTGCTACGAGCGGCACTTCCCGGAGGGCTGGCGCGCGCTCGGGCTGGCCGGTGCGCAGATCGTGTTCAACCCGTCCGCGACCAGCCGGGGGCTGTCGGAGTACCTGTGGCGGCTGGAGCAGCCCGCGGCCGCGGTGGCGAACGAGTACTACGTGGGCACGATCAACCGGGTCGGCGTGGAACCGCTGGGAGACAACGACTTCTACGGGCAGTCGTACTTCGCGGACCCACGTGGCCAGCTGGTCGGCGAGGCAGCCTCGGACTCCGAAGAGGAGATCGTGGTGCGCGATCTGGACATGGACCGGCTCGCCGAGGTGCGCGATCTGTGGGCGTTCTACCGCGATCGCCGCCCGGACAGCTACGGACCGCTGACGGAGGCCTGA
- a CDS encoding NCS1 family nucleobase:cation symporter-1, whose product MEPITRGHEEPGDPELRGSRFYNDELAPVPPEKRTWSTYNYFALWMGMAHNIPSYALAASLIALGMNWLQALLTITIGNLIVLAPMLLNSHAGTKYGVPFPVFARAFYGLRGANLAALLRAFIACGWFGIQTWVGGEAIYVIVGRLAGSGWRDSAIIAGQHWTLWLSFAVFWLGQMLIIWRGMEAVRRFENWTAPLVSVGFLILLGYVLVKAGGLGPILHDSGKLGWGSEFWKVFAPSLMAMIAFWSTLSLNMPDFTRFGGSQRKQMRGQILGLPTTMTFIAIVAILTTSGGHVLYGQDIWDPAQLADRFDSPVVVVVALIALVLATVSANLAANVVSPSYDFSNAFPKRITFALGGLITGVIGILIQPWRLYSDPDIYIYAWLGFYGGVLGAVAGVLVAGYWVVNRTRLKVADLYLPGGAYWFTAGWHWRAVVATVLGAVLAVGGAHGGPFPAEGLIPFLKPLYDYNWVVGLAGAFAGYLLLSLPTTKEENREQPGPSRIDPAALDG is encoded by the coding sequence ATGGAACCGATCACCCGCGGCCACGAGGAGCCGGGCGACCCGGAGCTGCGCGGCAGCCGGTTCTACAACGACGAGCTGGCCCCGGTCCCACCGGAAAAACGCACCTGGAGCACCTACAACTACTTCGCGCTGTGGATGGGCATGGCGCACAACATCCCCAGCTACGCACTCGCCGCCTCGCTCATCGCACTCGGCATGAACTGGCTGCAGGCCCTGCTCACGATCACCATCGGCAACCTGATCGTGCTCGCCCCGATGCTGCTCAACAGCCATGCCGGCACCAAATACGGCGTCCCGTTCCCGGTGTTCGCGCGTGCTTTCTACGGGCTGCGTGGCGCCAATCTCGCGGCGCTGCTGCGTGCGTTCATCGCCTGCGGCTGGTTCGGCATCCAGACCTGGGTCGGCGGCGAGGCGATCTACGTGATCGTCGGCAGGCTGGCCGGCTCGGGCTGGCGGGATTCGGCGATCATCGCCGGGCAGCACTGGACGCTGTGGCTGTCCTTCGCGGTGTTCTGGCTGGGCCAGATGCTGATCATCTGGCGCGGTATGGAGGCGGTCCGCCGGTTCGAGAACTGGACCGCGCCGCTGGTGTCGGTCGGGTTCCTGATCCTGCTGGGCTACGTGCTGGTGAAGGCGGGCGGGCTCGGCCCGATCCTGCACGACAGCGGCAAGCTCGGCTGGGGTTCGGAGTTCTGGAAGGTGTTCGCGCCGTCGCTGATGGCGATGATCGCGTTCTGGTCCACGCTTTCGCTGAACATGCCGGATTTCACCCGCTTCGGCGGCAGCCAGCGCAAGCAGATGCGCGGGCAGATCCTCGGGCTACCGACCACGATGACGTTCATCGCGATCGTGGCCATCCTGACCACGTCCGGCGGGCACGTGCTCTACGGGCAGGACATCTGGGACCCCGCCCAGCTCGCGGACCGGTTCGACAGCCCCGTCGTGGTGGTGGTCGCGCTGATCGCGCTGGTGCTGGCCACCGTTTCGGCGAACCTGGCGGCCAACGTGGTCAGCCCGTCCTACGATTTCTCCAATGCCTTCCCGAAGCGGATCACCTTCGCGCTCGGCGGCCTCATCACCGGGGTGATCGGGATCCTGATCCAGCCGTGGCGGCTGTACTCCGATCCGGACATCTACATCTACGCCTGGCTCGGCTTCTACGGCGGCGTGCTGGGCGCGGTCGCCGGGGTGCTGGTGGCCGGGTACTGGGTGGTCAACCGCACCCGGCTCAAGGTCGCCGACCTGTATCTGCCGGGCGGCGCCTACTGGTTCACCGCGGGCTGGCACTGGCGGGCCGTGGTGGCCACGGTTCTCGGCGCGGTGCTGGCAGTCGGCGGCGCTCACGGCGGCCCGTTCCCTGCCGAAGGGCTGATTCCGTTCCTGAAACCGCTCTACGACTACAACTGGGTGGTCGGCCTGGCCGGCGCGTTCGCCGGCTACCTGCTGCTCAGCCTGCCCACGACGAAGGAGGAGAACCGTGAGCAACCTGGTCCGAGCCGGATTGATCCAGCAGCGCTGGACGGGTGA